Genomic window (Chitinivibrionales bacterium):
ATCCCCGAGGGCGCGGGGCTTCCCCACGGGCTCGAAATGGGGCCGGTGGCAAGCGGGATGGGCAAAATCCTCGCCTACTATCTTGATGCAGGCGACAAGGACATCGTGGAGGTCCGTACTCTGCACGAATGGGTAATCAAACGGGGCCTCGAGACCTTGCCCGGAGTGGCAAAAGTGGTTAGCCAGGGGGGGTACCTGAAACAGTATGAAGTCGAATTGTCGCCCGAAAAGCTTCTGGCATACCGACTCAGTCCCTTAGATGTCAGCCGTGCGATTGAGGAAAACAACGCCAATGTGGGAGCCGGTGTTATCACCCGTGAAAGTGAAGAACTCATTGTGCGCACCCTCGGACGGGTCGGTACGGTGGAGGAAATCGAAAATGTCGTGATAAAAAGCGTAGACGGCCAACCGGTGCTGGTCCGCGATGTTGCCTCAGTGTTCGGCGGGAAGGCGTTCCGGCGGGGAGTGGCGGTTCTCGACGGTGAAAGGGAAGTCGTACTGGGGGGCATTTACAAACTTCATCGCGCCAACTCATTCAAAGTAATCACCGACCTGCGCAGGCGGATTGCCGAACTTAATGCCACGCTTCCTCCCGGCATTCGCATTGTACCCTACTATGACCAGGCCGAGTTGGTTGCCAGCAGTATCAACACGGTCAGGAATTCGCTCATTCTGGGACTCATCCTGGTTTCGGTTGTCGCGTTTTTGTTTCTTGGAAACCTGCGCAATGCTCTGATTATGGTTTGTTCGATGCCCTTCTCGTTGCTTTTCGGTATTATCATGCTGGAGCGCGCCGGGATGTCCGGGGATCTTATTTCCCTGGGGGGTATGGCCGTTGCCTTGGGAATGATTATCGACGCCGCTATAATTATCGTTGAAAAGATGCAGACCTCGGTTACGACAACCGGCAATGAGCAAGATGTTGAGAAGGGGATTCTGGAAGCTGCAAGGGAAGTCGGGCGGCCGATTCTCTTTGCGGTTTTTGTTGTTTCGGTGGTGTTTTTCCCTATTTTTACCCTGGGCGAAATAGAAGGCAAAATGTTCCGGCCCCTTGCTTTTGCAGTGGTGGCAACCATGGCGGGGTCCTTGATATATGCCTTGCTGATTGCGCCGGTCTTTTTCAGCCTTCTGCAGCGGTTCGATAAAAAGCGTTCCGACCAGGGACAGGGAAAATATCTCGGGCCGGTTCTTGATATATACGAACGCGCTGTGCGTAAAGCCGTCAACAGGCCGGGGCGGATAATAGGAGTCTGCTTAGTGATACTGGCGATCGGTGTGATTAGCTTTACCCGCCTGGGACGGGAGTTTATTCCTACTCTGCAGGAAGGCTCTATCAATTGCTACGCTTATATGAATCCCAATGTGTCACTTGATGAAATAAAAAAGGTGTGCACCGACATATCGCTCAGTGCAAAGGAAGTGCCGGAAATTAAGAATGTGGTGGCGGATATCGGCTACGGTGAGGTTGGGCCCCACATGCACCACACGAATTACGGTTGCATTACCATTACCCTCAAACGTCGGTCTTTCCGGCAAAAGAGACGGACCCAGGAGGAAATTGTGGAAGCGCTGGATGAAAAGCTGCGTAACACCCTGGGGGTGGCTATCGGATTTTCCCAGCCCATTGCCCATGAACTCGACGGTCTCATTGCCGGAGCCGGGGCAGAAGTGGTGATTAAGATATTCGGCGATGATATGGACCGGCTCAAAGAGCTTGCAGGCAGAGTGGAGCATGTGGTTTCGGATATTTCAGGCGTCAGCGATTTACGGGTGGAACAGACTGACGGTCAGACCCAGATGCAGGTCATTCTCGATGATTCCCGGCTTGCGCGCTATGGGCTGAACAAGCGGGAAGTCCAGGAGGTCGTCCGTCAAGCCCTCACCGGTACTGTTGCCGGTGAAGTTTTCGAGGGACAACAGACCTTTCGCATCCTGGTGCGGCTGGATAAACGGTTCCAGGAAAACCGGGACGATCTTGCCGACCTGCTTATCAAGGGGCCATCGGGCGAACACCTCCGTCTGGGCGATATTGCACACATAAAAACCCGGACCGGACTCCGGCAGATCAGCCGCGAAAATACCCAGCGCTATATCTCGGTTCTCTGTAATGTTCGTGGGCGGGA
Coding sequences:
- a CDS encoding CusA/CzcA family heavy metal efflux RND transporter; protein product: MMPKIISVLLRHKLLSSLIVLVIVALGLFSIRNLPIDAFPDVSPNLVQVFAEVDGMAPEEVEQLVTRPTETAMRSIPGVEKIRSISSLGLSTVNIYFRDDIDIYLARQLVAERLKMAEENIPEGAGLPHGLEMGPVASGMGKILAYYLDAGDKDIVEVRTLHEWVIKRGLETLPGVAKVVSQGGYLKQYEVELSPEKLLAYRLSPLDVSRAIEENNANVGAGVITRESEELIVRTLGRVGTVEEIENVVIKSVDGQPVLVRDVASVFGGKAFRRGVAVLDGEREVVLGGIYKLHRANSFKVITDLRRRIAELNATLPPGIRIVPYYDQAELVASSINTVRNSLILGLILVSVVAFLFLGNLRNALIMVCSMPFSLLFGIIMLERAGMSGDLISLGGMAVALGMIIDAAIIIVEKMQTSVTTTGNEQDVEKGILEAAREVGRPILFAVFVVSVVFFPIFTLGEIEGKMFRPLAFAVVATMAGSLIYALLIAPVFFSLLQRFDKKRSDQGQGKYLGPVLDIYERAVRKAVNRPGRIIGVCLVILAIGVISFTRLGREFIPTLQEGSINCYAYMNPNVSLDEIKKVCTDISLSAKEVPEIKNVVADIGYGEVGPHMHHTNYGCITITLKRRSFRQKRRTQEEIVEALDEKLRNTLGVAIGFSQPIAHELDGLIAGAGAEVVIKIFGDDMDRLKELAGRVEHVVSDISGVSDLRVEQTDGQTQMQVILDDSRLARYGLNKREVQEVVRQALTGTVAGEVFEGQQTFRILVRLDKRFQENRDDLADLLIKGPSGEHLRLGDIAHIKTRTGLRQISRENTQRYISVLCNVRGRDVGTFVVDAKKVVEKADILPPGYRIDWGGKFELQQAANRRLAIVIPVTLIIVVILLYGLFNSIRLTLVILVNIPLALVGGIVALGVLGENISIPSSIGFIALFGIALTDGVVLISKFEQQKERGKNITDAVIAGCRSKFRPVMMTTLTTVLGLVPLVLATGTGSEIQRPLAIVVVFGLITSTVVTLFAVPTIYFWVEKKQSQRHLSQQNRKT